A genomic stretch from Bordetella sp. N includes:
- a CDS encoding TonB-dependent siderophore receptor produces the protein MRYTISGLHVFGAGLLCAASASAQVTTTSTTQGDAARQATTAAPAGTTASTTLPTVNVTGTTPALSDLPPVYAGGQVARGGSLGLLGNRDYMDTPFSVTSITSQTMQDMQARSVSDVVRNDPSVRVIWPGVSYGSQFAIRGFPVQGQDIAVNGVYGIVPPQLTGGLDMMERVEILHGPSALLNGMAPSGAVGGTVNLVTKRATDTPITRLTTSYWSDSQFGTSVDVGRRFGEDNKIGIRLNGSYRDGDTSVDDQRQRVGFGSLGLDFRSSTVRLSADLGYQRLHVDNPTRPIYTDNANFKIPNAPKGSDSLGQPWYYAKSEDTFGMVHGEVDLTPRLTAYATAGGRKNDFLGLYNFLYIRNNAGDVRGNQYYQPTYSDTKTALGGLTGKLDTGPIKHTLNLSASTLETEAGVLAPVISTFTGNLYDLPSLDKPSLSGRASDAPKTSKTKLASYAFADTMSALEDRVQLTAGIRRQVVEVDNYSAVTGALTTSYSQSAYTPAFGLVVKPWQTVSLYANYIQALAQGPTAPAGSSNVGTIFAPVKSKQYEVGAKLDLGNVGGTLSYFEIKQPNGFTDTTTGLFGLDGEQRNRGVELSAFGEVTRGVRVLGGVTFLDGKLTKTAGGATDGNKAVGVPDTQLNLGLEYDLPWVPGLTVTGRYIYTSSQYYNVQNTQKIPSWNTFDIGARYTTKIQGKQVVFRASVENLFNKDYWAAASTNYGLARGVPRTYMLSASIDF, from the coding sequence ATGCGTTACACGATATCGGGGCTCCACGTCTTCGGGGCCGGACTGCTGTGCGCGGCCAGCGCATCGGCACAAGTTACGACCACGTCCACGACACAAGGCGACGCGGCCAGGCAAGCCACCACCGCCGCGCCGGCGGGCACCACGGCCAGCACCACCTTGCCGACGGTGAACGTGACGGGCACCACGCCCGCGCTCAGCGATCTGCCACCCGTCTATGCGGGCGGCCAGGTGGCCCGCGGCGGCTCGCTGGGCCTGCTGGGCAACCGGGATTACATGGATACGCCGTTCAGCGTGACCAGCATCACGTCCCAGACCATGCAGGACATGCAGGCACGCTCGGTCAGCGACGTCGTGCGCAATGACCCCTCGGTGCGGGTGATCTGGCCTGGCGTCAGCTACGGCAGCCAGTTCGCCATCCGCGGCTTTCCGGTGCAAGGGCAGGACATCGCGGTCAACGGGGTCTACGGTATCGTGCCGCCGCAATTGACCGGCGGCCTGGACATGATGGAACGCGTCGAGATCCTGCACGGCCCCAGCGCCTTGCTCAATGGCATGGCGCCCAGCGGCGCGGTGGGCGGCACCGTGAACCTGGTGACCAAGCGTGCCACCGATACCCCGATCACCCGACTGACCACCAGCTACTGGTCTGATTCTCAGTTCGGTACGTCGGTGGACGTGGGCCGCCGCTTCGGCGAAGACAACAAGATCGGCATCCGCCTGAACGGTTCCTATCGGGACGGCGACACGTCGGTCGACGACCAGCGCCAGCGTGTCGGCTTCGGCTCCCTGGGACTGGACTTCCGCAGCAGCACCGTGCGGCTGTCGGCCGACCTGGGTTATCAGCGCCTGCACGTGGACAATCCCACGCGGCCGATCTACACCGACAACGCCAACTTCAAGATTCCGAACGCGCCCAAGGGCAGCGACAGCCTGGGTCAGCCCTGGTACTACGCCAAGTCGGAAGACACCTTCGGCATGGTGCACGGCGAGGTCGACCTGACGCCGCGCCTGACCGCCTATGCCACCGCGGGCGGCCGCAAGAACGACTTCCTGGGTCTGTACAACTTCCTCTATATCCGCAACAACGCCGGTGACGTGCGTGGCAACCAGTACTACCAGCCCACGTATTCCGACACCAAGACGGCGCTGGGCGGCCTTACCGGCAAGCTCGATACGGGTCCCATCAAGCACACGCTCAACCTGTCCGCGAGCACCCTGGAAACCGAAGCCGGCGTGCTGGCGCCCGTGATTTCCACCTTCACGGGCAATCTGTACGACCTGCCTTCGCTGGACAAGCCCAGCCTGAGCGGCCGCGCGAGCGACGCGCCGAAGACGTCCAAGACCAAGCTGGCGAGCTATGCCTTCGCCGACACCATGTCGGCCCTGGAAGACCGCGTGCAACTGACGGCCGGCATCCGGCGCCAGGTCGTCGAAGTCGACAACTACAGCGCGGTGACGGGCGCGCTCACCACGTCGTATTCCCAGTCCGCCTATACGCCGGCCTTCGGGTTGGTGGTCAAGCCCTGGCAGACGGTGTCGCTGTATGCCAACTACATCCAGGCGCTGGCCCAGGGGCCGACCGCGCCGGCAGGTTCGAGCAACGTTGGAACGATATTCGCTCCGGTCAAATCCAAGCAGTATGAAGTTGGCGCCAAGCTGGACCTGGGCAACGTGGGCGGCACCTTGAGCTACTTCGAGATCAAGCAGCCCAACGGTTTCACGGATACGACCACGGGTCTGTTCGGCCTCGACGGCGAGCAGCGCAACCGCGGCGTCGAACTGAGCGCCTTCGGCGAAGTGACGCGCGGCGTGCGCGTGCTGGGGGGCGTGACCTTCCTGGACGGCAAGCTGACCAAGACCGCGGGCGGCGCCACCGATGGCAACAAGGCCGTGGGCGTGCCGGATACGCAGTTGAACCTGGGCCTGGAGTATGACCTGCCCTGGGTGCCGGGGCTGACCGTGACGGGGCGGTATATTTACACGTCTTCGCAGTACTACAACGTGCAGAACACCCAGAAGATTCCAAGCTGGAATACCTTCGACATTGGGGCGCGTTACACCACCAAGATCCAGGGCAAGCAGGTCGTGTTCCGGGCGTCGGTGGAAAACCTCTTCAACAAGGACTATTGGGCAGCCGCTTCGACCAACTACGGTCTGGCGCGCGGCGTTCCTCGAACCTATATGTTGTCGGCAAGCATAGACTTCTGA
- a CDS encoding ABC transporter substrate-binding protein, producing the protein MGAWLGMAAGGMLAGRCAPVLAATPATSATPALRLACTDWAAAESLAWLGHPPIAVPELAVYRRWLSDPPLPDATVDLGSRTEPNFEVLARLAPDRIFASSWQATSLPFFERIAPTQLVRIFNANSQPYPNIRELLMHLAEVCDARDVARERLRGFDADIEALRAGLGRRVGSSVYVVVLHESGTQAYVYGTGSWVQSIIEALGLRNAWDRHTNFYGNILTGIANLAEQPDACILYMDQGPRTQRAEAVLKGSTLWNRLPAVRAGRVTAIDSFFALGGLPSALRCARLVAGAVARLPEAVS; encoded by the coding sequence TTGGGAGCATGGTTGGGCATGGCCGCGGGCGGCATGCTCGCCGGCCGCTGCGCTCCAGTCCTGGCCGCCACGCCCGCCACATCCGCCACACCAGCGCTGCGCCTGGCCTGCACGGACTGGGCGGCCGCCGAAAGCCTGGCGTGGCTGGGGCATCCGCCCATCGCCGTGCCGGAACTGGCGGTATACCGCCGCTGGTTGTCGGATCCGCCGCTGCCCGATGCCACGGTTGATCTGGGCTCTCGCACCGAGCCCAACTTCGAGGTGTTGGCGCGGCTGGCGCCCGACCGGATCTTCGCCTCCAGCTGGCAGGCGACGTCGCTGCCGTTCTTCGAGCGTATTGCGCCGACGCAACTGGTGCGGATCTTCAACGCCAACTCGCAACCCTATCCCAATATTCGCGAGTTGCTGATGCACCTGGCCGAGGTCTGTGACGCTCGCGATGTGGCGCGCGAGCGCCTGCGCGGCTTCGATGCCGACATCGAGGCCCTGCGCGCGGGGCTGGGCCGGCGCGTCGGCAGCTCCGTCTATGTCGTGGTCCTGCACGAAAGCGGGACGCAGGCCTATGTGTATGGCACCGGCAGCTGGGTGCAGTCCATCATCGAAGCCTTGGGACTGCGCAATGCGTGGGATCGGCACACCAATTTCTACGGCAACATCCTGACGGGCATCGCCAACCTGGCCGAGCAGCCCGACGCCTGCATTCTTTACATGGACCAGGGGCCGCGCACGCAGCGCGCGGAGGCCGTGCTCAAGGGCAGCACCTTGTGGAATCGGCTGCCCGCCGTACGGGCCGGCCGCGTGACGGCCATCGATTCGTTCTTCGCGCTGGGCGGCCTGCCATCGGCCCTGCGCTGTGCGCGCCTGGTCGCGGGCGCGGTCGCACGGCTGCCGGAGGCCGTGTCATGA